The Streptococcus parasanguinis genomic sequence ACACCCTTTCTTTTCATATCAATTCATCAAGGAGATTTTTAAATGATGAACCACCCAAAATTTCTTGACCCATATTATCTACCATTAAATCGCTTAGCAAAGATGCAATACTCTCATTCTATTGCAGTAAAACATATTTCGATGGAATTATTGTCCAGTTGATCCTGTTTGACGCTTCAATATTTTAAGAATCTTTTTGGTCTTAATTTCCTGATGAAAATGCATCACACAAGCAAAAGCAAGAAGGTAGATCATCAGACACAAAAAATCAGTTTCTCTAATATAAGTAACCAAGAAAAAAATCCCTAAAAAAACAAAAAGAATCTTCATAATAAAAATTGCAAGCACCTTTGCTCTGAGTGTTTTGCGCTCTTTTTCCTTCAAAACAACCGTTTTCCAACCCGTTCTCTGATCTTTTTTTCTCGACTTCGCTATCATTAGCATTCCGAGAACTATCAGAGTTCCAATCATTGCAATACCGATATTGATCGTATACGGTAAGGTCCCAAAGGCTGAATTTAAAACACTTGCAATTCCTTTTAAAAGAAAGACTGTAAGTGGAGCAGCAACCATTATCCAATTGGAAGTATTTTTTTGATCATTATATTGAAATACTTCGTTTTCTTCATCAAAATAAATCCATTTCGAAACCAAATAACCGATATATGTTTTCACAATTAACATTTCTCCGTCAATTTATTCTTGAGATAAAGTACTCCTATCATACACAAATTTTGGCTAAAGAGCAAATTCATTACTAGATGCAGATTTCCTCAAATAGACATATAAAAAACCACCCGCGGGTGGTTCTCTATCTTATATCTTCGTCAAAGGGGTCGCGGTATCTGGCGAGGTATCTAGCACCTCAAAATCATGGCCAACAGCTAGATCTGCTCGAGCCAGTTGATTCTCCATAGTCATATGGGCCAATTCTTTGATATTGTTCTCTTTTGACAAATGTCCCAGATAAATCTTCTTGGTGCGATTTCCCAAGGTTCGGATCATGGCATCCGCACCGTCTTCGTTAGAAAGGTGGCCTAGGTCTGACAAGATCCGCTGCTTTAAGCGCCAAGCGTAAGAACCTGCTCGAAGGATCTCTACATCATGGTTGGACTCAATCAGATAGCCATCCGCATCCGCGACGATACCTGCCAAGCGATCGCTCACATAGCCCGTATCCGTCAGCATGACGAAGCTCTTGCCATCCTTCATCAAGCGATAGAATTGAGGGGCTGCAGCATCGTGACTGACCCCAAAACTTTCGATATCGATATCGCCAAATGTCTTGGTCTTCCCCATTTCAAAGATGTGCTTTTGAGCATCATCAACTTTCCCTAGATACTTGGTGCCTTCCATAGCCTTCCAAGTTGCTTCATTAGCATATAGATCCATGCCATATTTCCGCGCTAAAACACCCACACCATGGATATGGTCTGAGTGTTCGTGCGTAATCAAAATGGCATCTAAGTCTTCTGGTTTGCGATCAATTTCAGCCAATAGTCCCGTAATCTTTTTCCCTGATAGCCCTGCATCAATAAGCAGTTTTTTCTTTGGCGTCTCAAGGTAGAAAGAATTCCCACTAGAACCTGAAGCTAAAATACTATACTTAAATCCCTCTTCTGTCATTGACTCCTTATTCTTCCTCTTCTGTATCCCAGTCGTCTTTAATAGCGTCTTTGTCGTACGGCAAGACAATGGTAAAGGTAGATCCCTTGCCATATTCACTCTTGGCCCAAATAAAGCCTTTGTGTTGCTTCACGATCTCCTTAGCAATGGCTAAGCCTAGACCAGTCCCACCTTGGGCCCGGCTACGCGCCTTATCCACTCGGTAAAAGCGATCAAAAATGCGTGGCAAGTCTTTCTTTGGAATCCCCAAGCCCTCATCTGAGATGGAGATAATCAACTGGGCATCTGTCGTTTTCATCCCTACCTTGATCTTTCCACCATCAGGTGAGTACTTGATGGCATTGTTCAAGATATTGTCGATTACCTGGGTCATTTTATCCGTATCAATTTCAACCCAGATCGGGGTGATTGGGTATTCCCGGATCAGTTCATACTTCTTGGTATCTTCTTGCGCTTGACTCTTGATCTTATCAAACCGGTTCAAAATAAAGGTGATAAAGGCCGTAAAGTTGGTCAACTCGATGTCCAACTGACTGGTTTCATTATCGATTCGTGACAAGCTCAATAGATCTGTGACCATGCGCATCATGCGATTGGTTTCATTGAGTGAAACTTTGACAAAATCTGGTGCTACCGGCTCTGACAAAGCGCCATCGTCCAGGGCTTCCAGATAGGATTTCACACTGGTCAAGGGAGTCCGCAATTCATGGCTCACATTAGAGACAAAGAGACGACGTTCCCGCTCTTCCTTGTCCTGCTCTGTCGTATCGTGCAAGACAGCTACCAGACCAGAGATAAAACCTGACTCACGACGAATCAAGGCAAAGCGCACACGAAGGCTGAGGTACTCCCCGTTTTCATCCTGGGAATCGATGGTTAACTCTGGTACTTCAGTAATCAAGCTTCGCAGATCATAGTCATCTCCAAGCGAAAGCAAATCCAGAATACTGGTATTGAGCACCTCATCTGGATTAACATTCAATTGCTTGGCTGCCATTTCATTGACCATGATGATCTGACCGCGTCTATTGGTCGCAAGCACCCCATCTGTCATGTAAGAAAGGATACTGGTCAAACGCTTGGTTTCTTGTTCCAAGTTTTCATGCGTCAGGCGAATAACCTCCGACAGATCATTGATACTATTGGTCATATCCGTCAGTTCTGGACTTCCTTGCATGTCGACCACTTCGGAATAGTCCCCTGCAATCAGATCCTTAATTTTGGCGTTTAATTGTCTGAGCTTGATATTGTCCCTACGGTTTTCTAGCAAAAGCAAGGCTACCACAATGATAAACCCAACCGTAATCAGAACAAAGACAAAGTTCGACGACATTACAAATTGTTTTAGTTGATCAATCATTGTTTCTCATATAATATCCGACACCACGGCGGGTCAAGATATATTCTGGACGTCCTGGTGTGTCCTCGATTTTTTCACGCAAACGACGAACCGTCACGTCCACTGTCCGAACATCACCAAAGTAATCATAGCCCCACACCGTCTCAAGAAGGTGTTCACGGGTCATCACTTGACCGACATGGGTCGCAAGGTGATAGAGCAATTCAAACTCACGATGGGTCAAGTCCAATTCTTTGTTGCCTTTTTGAACCAAGAAGGCATCTGGAAGAATGTGAAGATCACCAATGACAATTTCCGTATCGGCCTCATTTTCAAGCTGAGGATCAGCCGCAAACTCCGAACGACGCAACAAGGCCTTCACACGCGCTTGCAATTCCCGATTAGAGAAGGGTTTGGTCACATAGTCATCCGCACCAATTTCAAGTCCGATAACCTTATCAAATTCTGTATCTTTGGCAGAAAGGACAATGATGGGCACATTGCTGGTCTTGCGAATGGTACGCGCCACTTCCAGACCATCAATCTCTGGCAACATCAAATCTAGAATAATAATATCCGGATTCTCAGCCGCAAAGACTTCCAAAGCTTCCCGGCCATCAAAGGCTGTCAAGACTTCATAGCCCTCTTTTGCCATGTTAAATTTGATAATATCTGAAATTGGTTTTTCATCATCAACTACTAATATTTTTTTCATCTTACATACCTGTTTCTAATGCTTCTTTTCCTAATCAATCTCTATCTTCTTATTATATCAAACTTATGAAGAAATGTGGAGCCTCAATTGCTGGACTTTCCAATAAGAAAGGGTAAAAAAGACCGAGAAGTTAAAATCTCAGTCTCAGAAAAAACGAATGATATGTAGAAGATAAAATCACTTGAGTGATTCTAAAAAAAGTTAATTTCCTACTTGCTATAGCTAATAAATCATATTTAGAAAACTTTCCGTCGTGAGAAAAGTGAGAGTGGGACAGAAATCATAGCCTCTTAATTGTTTTTGGATTGTCGAGCAAGACGCAGTGGTTGAGTGAGCTCTACTACGCTGATTTCATCAGCTTTTACAGCCCTACTCAACTGTGCGGAGGTGGGACGACGAAATCGAATTCTAACGAATTACCGATTTCTGTCCCACTCTCACTCGGGAGTTTTGGAACTTCATAGAAGTTCGCTGACGTTCTTACTCACCTAAGGGAAGGTTTTTTAGATTGTTTTATCCTTAATCTTTTTATTTTTTCATTATTTCTCAACACGTGATTTGTTGGCGATATCTGCTAGGATTGCTGCTACAAACTCATACTGTTTAAACATTAAAACGGTATCTACTTTCAGAGGAGATATCGTTTTTCTTCTTCAGATAAGGAGACAAAAATTTCTTCCTTTCTCTATCTTTTAAATGAATTGATTTCTTCAGAGAAAGAATGTAAAATTTTTGATATAATATGCAGGATGGACTGATGGATATTTAAAAGATAATGTTCAAAAGAATCACAGGTAAGAATTAAAAACATGTCAGTTTGGACAGAAGTCTCTCTACCATCATCCATGCAGAAACAAGATTATATGAAATAAAAGGAGTAACCAATGTCCGGAAACTATTCAACACGTGAATTCCGCGAGAAACTATATGATGACCTTCATGTTCGATTAAGAGATACAGTGATTTTGATGTGTTCGATTTTTATTGCCTCTATAGGTCTAAATATGAATTCAACAGCTGTCATTATTGGAGCCATGCTGATTTCCCCTCTTATGACACCGATTATTGGACTGGGGTTTGGTTTAGCTATTTTTGATACGCGTTTAATCAAGCAATCTCTAGGGGTTTTATTTACTCAAGTATTGGTCAGTTTGCTTGTCTCGACTCTATATTTCTGGATTTCTCCCTTATCTTATGCAAGTAGCGAATTGATTGCACGAACCTCTCCAACCATTTGGGATGTTCTCATTGCTATTGCGGGTGGGATAGCAGGTGTCATTGGTTCAAGAAAAAAAGAAGCAAACAATATCGTGCCAGGAGTAGCTATTGCAACAGCTCTGATGCCACCTATCTGCACTGCAGGCTATGGTTTAGCTAATGGAAATGTACGATTTTTATTTGGGGCTCTCTATCTTTTCTTGATCAACTGTGTCTTTATCATGCTAATCAATATTGTTGGAACAAGAATTATGATGAGACAATCTCCCTTAAGTTCATTTAAAGAGCTAAACATGAAAATGAGAATTGGGTTGATCTCCTTGATTGTATTATTGGTTCTTCCAGCCAGCTATTCAGCAGTCACTCTGACGATGGATCAAGCACGAAAAGAAGGGATCAAACAGTTTGTAGGAAAAGAGTTTGCCAATCATACGATCATTAATCAAGTCTACAAGTCAAGGAATAATGAATTGGTCTTGACAGTTGTTGGAGATCCGATTTCAGAAGAAGAATTAGAAACCATTCGCCAAAAACAAGACTCTTACGGTATTCAATCTGTTCAATTGAAAGTCAATCAAGTCCATAATTCGACAAAATTAGACAGTGAGACGACCAAGGAATTTTACGAAAACATTGACAAGTATATCGATCAAAAACTCTCTGAAAAAGATTCACAAAACGATCTCGTAAAAGAAAATGAAGCAGACAAGGACTGAGGATAGTCAACTTATCTAACTCATGGAAGCAAATCTTGGGAGGATATCCTATATCCAAAAGTTAATGGATAGAAAGGATTGTTGATGAGGATACTATTTGTGGTGGTTTGACCGATCACTACTGGCTCAGGTGAAACAAAATAGAAAAAGCAACAACTGAAATAGTTGTTGCTTTTTCTTACTAATAAATATTTTTCAGACTGTGATCGTTTTATTTCTCAACACGGGATTTATTGGCAATATCTGTAAGAATTAATTCTACAAATGCATCCACTGACATGGTTTCTGTTTCTTTTTGGCCATAACGACGTACGTTTACAGCCTTGTCTTCCATTTCCTTGTCACCAACAATCAATTGGTAAGGAATTTTTTGAGTTTGTGAAGCACGGATCTTGAACTGCATTTTTTCATTGCGTTCATCCACATCGGCACGAACACCACGGTCACGAAGTTTCTTCGCCACTTCCCAAGCATAGTCCACGTGTTTTTCGTTCGATACTGGGATGAGGGTTACTTGGTGTGGCGCAAGCCAGGTTGGGAAGGCACCCTTGTAGTTTTCAATCAAGATCGCTGTGAAGCGTTCCATGGTTGAGATAACCCCACGGTGGATCATGACTGGACGGTGTTCTTCCCCGTCTGCTCCAATGTAATGAAGATCAAAGCGTTCTGGAAGCAAGAAGTCCAATTGAATGGTAGATAGGGTTTCTTCTTTACCAAGAGCTGTTTTCACTTGGATATCCAATTTTGGTCCGTAGAAGGCTGCTTCCCCTTCAGCTTCATAGTACTCAACACCCATATCATCAACGGCTGCTTTCAACATGCGTTGAGCATTTTCCCACATTTCATCGTTATCAAAGTATTTGTGTTTGTCTTCAGGATCACGGTAAGACAAGCGGAAACGGTAATCTATCAAGTTAAAGTCTTCATACACATCGATGATCAATTGAAGGATCTTCTTGAATTCTTCCTCGATTTGTTCTGGAGC encodes the following:
- a CDS encoding MBL fold metallo-hydrolase, with translation MTEEGFKYSILASGSSGNSFYLETPKKKLLIDAGLSGKKITGLLAEIDRKPEDLDAILITHEHSDHIHGVGVLARKYGMDLYANEATWKAMEGTKYLGKVDDAQKHIFEMGKTKTFGDIDIESFGVSHDAAAPQFYRLMKDGKSFVMLTDTGYVSDRLAGIVADADGYLIESNHDVEILRAGSYAWRLKQRILSDLGHLSNEDGADAMIRTLGNRTKKIYLGHLSKENNIKELAHMTMENQLARADLAVGHDFEVLDTSPDTATPLTKI
- a CDS encoding DUF389 domain-containing protein; translated protein: MSGNYSTREFREKLYDDLHVRLRDTVILMCSIFIASIGLNMNSTAVIIGAMLISPLMTPIIGLGFGLAIFDTRLIKQSLGVLFTQVLVSLLVSTLYFWISPLSYASSELIARTSPTIWDVLIAIAGGIAGVIGSRKKEANNIVPGVAIATALMPPICTAGYGLANGNVRFLFGALYLFLINCVFIMLINIVGTRIMMRQSPLSSFKELNMKMRIGLISLIVLLVLPASYSAVTLTMDQARKEGIKQFVGKEFANHTIINQVYKSRNNELVLTVVGDPISEEELETIRQKQDSYGIQSVQLKVNQVHNSTKLDSETTKEFYENIDKYIDQKLSEKDSQNDLVKENEADKD
- the yycF gene encoding response regulator YycF, which encodes MKKILVVDDEKPISDIIKFNMAKEGYEVLTAFDGREALEVFAAENPDIIILDLMLPEIDGLEVARTIRKTSNVPIIVLSAKDTEFDKVIGLEIGADDYVTKPFSNRELQARVKALLRRSEFAADPQLENEADTEIVIGDLHILPDAFLVQKGNKELDLTHREFELLYHLATHVGQVMTREHLLETVWGYDYFGDVRTVDVTVRRLREKIEDTPGRPEYILTRRGVGYYMRNND
- the vicK gene encoding cell wall metabolism sensor histidine kinase VicK, producing MIDQLKQFVMSSNFVFVLITVGFIIVVALLLLENRRDNIKLRQLNAKIKDLIAGDYSEVVDMQGSPELTDMTNSINDLSEVIRLTHENLEQETKRLTSILSYMTDGVLATNRRGQIIMVNEMAAKQLNVNPDEVLNTSILDLLSLGDDYDLRSLITEVPELTIDSQDENGEYLSLRVRFALIRRESGFISGLVAVLHDTTEQDKEERERRLFVSNVSHELRTPLTSVKSYLEALDDGALSEPVAPDFVKVSLNETNRMMRMVTDLLSLSRIDNETSQLDIELTNFTAFITFILNRFDKIKSQAQEDTKKYELIREYPITPIWVEIDTDKMTQVIDNILNNAIKYSPDGGKIKVGMKTTDAQLIISISDEGLGIPKKDLPRIFDRFYRVDKARSRAQGGTGLGLAIAKEIVKQHKGFIWAKSEYGKGSTFTIVLPYDKDAIKDDWDTEEEE